Proteins encoded by one window of Blautia faecicola:
- a CDS encoding YlbF family regulator, producing MNKIQECVEKLLEVIREDSAYQRYLACEEKLKSNPELKKQIDEFRVAVFHMNNDDTQGDLYDITDEVENRYESLRKVPEVNAYLEAELDVCRMLQQVQSQFRNGIDLNIPNV from the coding sequence ATGAACAAGATACAGGAATGCGTAGAAAAACTGCTGGAAGTAATCAGAGAGGATTCCGCATATCAGAGGTACCTTGCATGTGAGGAGAAGCTGAAATCCAATCCGGAATTAAAAAAACAGATTGATGAATTCCGTGTAGCCGTCTTTCATATGAACAATGACGATACACAGGGAGATCTGTACGATATTACAGATGAAGTGGAAAACAGATATGAAAGCCTTCGGAAAGTTCCGGAGGTGAACGCATATCTGGAGGCGGAACTGGATGTCTGTCGGATGCTTCAGCAGGTACAGTCACAGTTCCGAAACGGGATTGATCTGAACATTCCCAATGTATAA
- a CDS encoding O-methyltransferase encodes MIVDERMVTFINSLDEGHTEFLEQLEKEAREDAVPIVRREMQSFLKFLMAAARPKRILEVGTAVGFSALLMCEYNPEPCQIITIENYEKRIPIARENFKKAGKEGQIELLEGDAAKILPTLTEPFDFIFMDAAKGQYLHFLPEVLRLLKSGGLLVSDNILQEGDLIESRFAVERRNRTIYKRMREYLYELKHNDELVTSLLPLGDGVAVSTKR; translated from the coding sequence ATGATCGTAGATGAACGTATGGTGACATTTATCAATTCTCTGGATGAAGGGCATACGGAGTTTCTCGAACAGCTGGAAAAAGAAGCAAGGGAAGATGCAGTTCCCATCGTAAGAAGAGAGATGCAGAGTTTCTTAAAGTTTCTGATGGCGGCTGCCAGACCGAAGCGGATCCTGGAAGTGGGAACCGCGGTTGGATTTTCTGCACTTTTAATGTGTGAGTATAATCCGGAACCCTGTCAGATCATAACCATAGAAAATTATGAAAAGAGGATCCCGATTGCCCGGGAAAACTTTAAGAAAGCGGGCAAGGAGGGACAGATCGAACTTCTGGAGGGAGATGCGGCAAAGATCCTGCCGACACTTACCGAGCCGTTTGACTTTATCTTTATGGATGCGGCGAAGGGACAGTACCTTCACTTTTTGCCGGAAGTTTTGCGCCTGTTAAAGAGCGGCGGACTTCTGGTGTCGGATAATATCCTGCAGGAAGGCGATCTGATCGAATCCCGGTTCGCAGTGGAGCGAAGGAACCGGACGATCTACAAACGGATGCGCGAGTATCTGTATGAATTAAAACACAATGACGAGCTGGTAACTTCCCTGCTTCCGTTAGGGGATGGGGTTGCGGTCAGCACGAAACGATAG
- a CDS encoding endolytic transglycosylase MltG codes for MGSKKKKKDATYQAAVSGAKGAIRILLYVLLICILIFVGKTAYSFGYLIFYQEPEADTQAEGQDVTVIVHEEDSVYDVGVTLQEKGLIERPVIFWAQEKLSDYRGKIKPGTYLLNTHETVDQMLAILSGKNTEGQPSQEKESSTSDAEDTEAGEESAS; via the coding sequence ATGGGTAGTAAGAAAAAGAAAAAAGATGCAACGTATCAGGCTGCTGTCAGCGGGGCGAAAGGAGCAATCCGGATCCTGCTTTATGTTTTACTGATCTGTATCCTGATCTTTGTGGGAAAAACGGCATACAGCTTTGGATATCTGATCTTTTATCAGGAACCGGAGGCAGATACACAGGCGGAAGGTCAGGATGTGACCGTGATCGTTCATGAGGAGGATTCCGTCTATGATGTGGGTGTGACGTTGCAGGAGAAAGGACTGATCGAACGACCGGTCATCTTCTGGGCACAGGAAAAACTCTCCGATTACCGTGGCAAGATCAAACCGGGAACGTATCTTCTGAATACGCATGAGACGGTCGATCAGATGCTTGCCATCCTGTCAGGGAAAAATACAGAAGGACAGCCATCGCAGGAGAAAGAAAGCAGTACTTCCGATGCGGAGGATACGGAGGCTGGGGAGGAGAGTGCGTCATGA
- a CDS encoding IreB family regulatory phosphoprotein codes for MANLSNTQYFKVKTEPEVQVKEVLDVVYTAMEEKGYNPVNQIVGYIMSGDPTYITSYKGARSMIMKVERDELVEELLKEYIKNRSWENR; via the coding sequence ATGGCAAATTTAAGCAATACACAGTATTTTAAAGTGAAAACAGAGCCGGAAGTACAGGTGAAAGAAGTCCTGGATGTGGTATACACAGCTATGGAAGAAAAGGGTTATAACCCGGTCAACCAGATTGTTGGTTATATTATGTCAGGTGACCCAACGTATATCACCAGCTACAAAGGTGCCAGAAGCATGATCATGAAAGTAGAACGTGACGAACTGGTAGAGGAACTTCTGAAAGAATATATTAAGAACAGATCCTGGGAGAATCGCTGA
- a CDS encoding ribonuclease J, with product MKKSNDGKLKIIPLGGLEQIGMNITAFEYEDSIIVVDCGLAFPEDDMLGIDLVIPDITYLKDNYEKVKGFVITHGHEDHIGALPYVLREINVPIYATKLTIGLIENKLKEHNLLRTTKRKTIKHGQSINLGCFRIEFIKTNHSIQDASALAIYSPAGIVVHTGDFKVDYTPVFGDAIDLQRFAEIGKKGVLALMCDSTNAERKGFTMSERTVGKTFDNLFAEHKNTRIIIATFASNVDRVQQIINSAYKYGRKVVVEGRSMVNVIGTASELGYLNVPDNTLIDIDEMKNYPDEQMVLITTGSQGESMAALSRMAANIHKKVSIKPGDTIIFSSNPIPGNEKAVSRVINELSAKGADVIFQDVHVSGHACQEEIKLIYSLVKPKYSIPVHGEFRHLKAQAGIAESLGIPKENIFIMHSGDVMELNEESAAITGKVHTGAILVDGLGVGDVGNIVLRDRQHLAEDGIMIVVLTLEKYSNQLLAGPDIVSRGFVYVRESEDLMGQAKSVVEDAIDSCLDRRISDWGKMKGVIKDSLGDFLWKRTKRKPMILPIIMEA from the coding sequence TTGAAAAAAAGTAACGATGGAAAATTGAAAATCATTCCTCTGGGCGGATTGGAACAGATTGGAATGAACATTACTGCCTTCGAATACGAAGACAGTATTATTGTGGTGGACTGCGGTCTGGCGTTCCCGGAGGACGATATGCTGGGAATCGACCTGGTCATCCCTGATATTACCTATTTGAAAGACAACTATGAAAAAGTGAAGGGTTTTGTGATCACTCACGGACACGAGGATCATATCGGAGCTCTTCCTTATGTATTAAGAGAGATTAATGTGCCGATCTACGCAACCAAGCTGACGATCGGTCTGATAGAAAATAAATTAAAAGAACACAACTTACTTCGTACCACAAAAAGAAAAACCATCAAACACGGACAGTCGATCAATCTGGGATGCTTCCGGATTGAATTCATTAAAACAAATCACAGTATTCAGGACGCTTCTGCACTTGCTATCTATTCTCCTGCCGGAATTGTTGTGCATACCGGTGACTTTAAAGTAGATTATACTCCGGTATTTGGCGATGCCATTGATCTGCAGCGTTTTGCAGAGATCGGAAAAAAAGGTGTTCTTGCACTGATGTGTGACAGTACCAATGCAGAGAGAAAGGGATTTACCATGTCAGAACGTACCGTGGGAAAAACGTTTGACAATCTGTTTGCAGAGCATAAAAATACAAGAATCATCATTGCTACTTTTGCGTCCAATGTAGACCGTGTGCAGCAGATCATCAACTCTGCTTACAAATACGGAAGAAAAGTAGTTGTGGAAGGCCGAAGCATGGTCAATGTCATCGGAACGGCGTCCGAACTTGGCTATCTGAACGTGCCGGACAATACACTGATTGATATCGATGAGATGAAAAATTATCCGGATGAGCAGATGGTTCTGATCACAACCGGAAGCCAGGGTGAGTCCATGGCGGCTCTGTCCCGTATGGCGGCAAATATTCATAAAAAAGTTTCGATTAAACCGGGCGATACCATTATTTTCAGTTCCAACCCGATTCCGGGTAATGAAAAAGCGGTATCCCGCGTGATCAACGAACTGTCAGCCAAAGGTGCGGATGTTATTTTCCAGGATGTCCATGTATCCGGACATGCCTGCCAGGAAGAGATTAAGCTGATCTACTCTCTGGTAAAACCGAAGTATTCGATTCCGGTTCACGGAGAATTCCGTCATCTGAAAGCACAGGCTGGCATTGCGGAAAGCCTGGGTATTCCGAAAGAAAACATTTTCATCATGCACTCCGGTGATGTGATGGAATTAAACGAAGAGTCCGCGGCGATCACCGGTAAAGTGCATACCGGAGCGATCCTGGTAGATGGACTTGGTGTCGGTGATGTAGGAAATATCGTACTTCGCGACCGTCAGCATCTGGCAGAAGACGGTATCATGATCGTTGTACTGACACTGGAAAAATACAGCAACCAGCTTCTGGCAGGTCCGGATATCGTATCCCGTGGATTTGTCTATGTGAGAGAATCCGAAGATCTGATGGGACAGGCAAAGAGCGTCGTAGAAGATGCGATCGATTCTTGTCTGGATCGAAGAATCTCCGACTGGGGAAAAATGAAAGGTGTGATCAAGGATTCCCTGGGTGACTTCCTGTGGAAGAGAACCAAGAGAAAACCGATGATTCTGCCAATTATAATGGAGGCGTAA
- the ruvX gene encoding Holliday junction resolvase RuvX — translation MRILGLDYGSKTMGVAVSDPLGFTAQGVEIIRRKSENKMRQTLARIEELIAQYQVEEIVLGLPKNMNNTLGDRAEKSLELKETLERRTGLPVVMWDERLTTVSANRVLMETGVRRENRKEHVDEIAAVFILQGYLDYLANKKEETGR, via the coding sequence ATGAGGATTCTTGGACTTGATTATGGCTCAAAGACAATGGGAGTCGCGGTGAGCGACCCCCTTGGTTTTACTGCCCAGGGTGTGGAAATCATCCGCAGAAAATCAGAAAACAAGATGCGCCAGACACTGGCAAGAATCGAAGAACTGATCGCACAGTATCAGGTAGAAGAAATCGTACTTGGTTTACCGAAGAATATGAATAACACACTGGGAGACAGGGCTGAGAAATCTCTGGAGCTGAAAGAAACGCTGGAGAGAAGGACAGGTCTGCCTGTTGTGATGTGGGATGAACGGCTGACAACTGTATCTGCCAACCGGGTATTGATGGAGACGGGAGTACGCCGGGAAAACCGGAAAGAGCATGTGGACGAGATTGCTGCGGTATTTATCCTGCAGGGATATCTGGATTATCTTGCGAATAAGAAAGAAGAAACAGGACGGTAG
- a CDS encoding DUF1292 domain-containing protein — translation MDKIKFVTDEGETVEFYVEEQTRVNGTDYLLVTDSMDDEANAYILKDSSDETDPEADYVMVEDDVELEAMSKVFSQMMDDVDIEM, via the coding sequence ATGGATAAAATCAAATTTGTGACAGATGAAGGCGAAACAGTGGAATTCTATGTAGAGGAGCAGACCAGAGTGAACGGTACAGATTATCTGCTGGTAACAGACTCCATGGATGATGAAGCCAACGCCTACATCCTGAAAGACTCTTCTGATGAGACAGATCCGGAAGCGGATTATGTGATGGTGGAAGATGACGTGGAACTGGAAGCCATGTCAAAAGTGTTCAGTCAGATGATGGACGATGTGGATATTGAGATGTAA
- a CDS encoding peptidase U32 family protein: MRIPELLVPASSLEVLQVAVIFGADAVYIGGEAFGLRAKAKNFSKADMVEGIRFAHEHGVKVYVTANILAHNQDLEGVREYFEELKKIGPDALIISDPGVYQIAKEVCPEIERHISTQANNTNYGTYQFWYQMGAKRVVTARELSLEEIREIRNRIPDDMEIETFIHGAMCISYSGRCLLSNYLTGRDSNQGACTHPCRWKYSIMEESRPGEYFPVYENERGTFIFNSKDLCMIEHIPDLIDAGIDSFKIEGRMKTALYVATVARTYRKAIDDYLKDPALYQKNMPWYQEQISNCTYRQFTTGFFYGKPTQEAQIYDNNTYIKEYTYLGIVGEANEEGKYCISQRNKFSVGEQIEVMKPNGDNIEVTVKSIQDEEGNQMESAPHPKQILYIDLGIKLDRYDILRRKEPVTEL; encoded by the coding sequence ATGAGAATTCCGGAATTACTTGTTCCGGCCAGCAGCCTGGAAGTATTACAGGTTGCGGTTATATTTGGTGCGGATGCAGTTTATATCGGAGGCGAGGCCTTCGGTCTGCGCGCCAAAGCGAAAAATTTTTCAAAAGCAGACATGGTAGAAGGCATTCGGTTTGCCCATGAACATGGTGTCAAAGTGTATGTCACAGCCAACATTCTGGCACATAATCAGGATCTCGAAGGCGTTCGGGAATATTTTGAAGAGCTGAAAAAGATCGGACCGGATGCGCTGATCATTTCGGATCCGGGTGTATATCAGATTGCAAAAGAAGTATGTCCTGAGATCGAACGCCACATCAGTACCCAGGCGAACAATACCAACTATGGAACGTATCAGTTCTGGTATCAGATGGGAGCCAAACGTGTGGTAACGGCAAGGGAGTTGTCTCTCGAAGAGATCCGCGAGATCCGAAACCGGATTCCGGATGATATGGAGATTGAGACATTTATCCACGGAGCGATGTGTATCTCCTATTCTGGAAGATGCCTGTTGAGCAATTATCTGACCGGAAGAGATTCCAATCAGGGAGCATGCACTCATCCGTGTCGATGGAAGTACTCTATTATGGAAGAAAGTCGTCCGGGAGAGTATTTTCCGGTCTATGAAAATGAGAGAGGAACCTTTATTTTCAATTCCAAGGATCTGTGCATGATCGAGCATATCCCGGATCTGATCGATGCCGGAATCGACAGCTTTAAGATCGAGGGGCGTATGAAGACTGCCCTGTACGTGGCAACAGTTGCCCGGACCTATCGGAAAGCCATCGACGACTATCTGAAAGATCCGGCACTGTATCAGAAAAATATGCCATGGTATCAGGAACAGATTTCAAACTGTACTTACCGGCAGTTTACCACCGGATTCTTTTACGGAAAACCAACCCAGGAAGCACAGATTTATGATAACAACACATATATCAAAGAATATACTTATCTGGGTATCGTGGGAGAGGCAAACGAAGAAGGAAAATACTGCATCTCTCAGAGAAACAAGTTTTCTGTCGGAGAACAGATCGAGGTTATGAAGCCGAATGGCGATAACATCGAAGTGACCGTAAAGAGTATTCAGGACGAGGAAGGCAACCAGATGGAGAGCGCACCGCATCCGAAACAGATTCTTTACATTGATCTGGGAATCAAACTGGATCGATATGATATTTTACGCAGAAAAGAACCGGTCACGGAGCTTTAA